Part of the bacterium genome, ACAGGCGTTTCAGAAGTCGGCGCTGTGTATCGCAGTAGATACCACCCTGAAAACCATGCTGGAACAAGAGTATGCGGTGCAGCCGGAAAAAATTGTGACGATTCCCAACGCCGTCCACATTGAGCATATAATCGCCCTGGCCAGGGGGCGTCATCCCTTCGATATTCCTCAACCATTTTTTCTCGTGCCCCGCCGGCTGGTCCCTAAAAATGGAATCGAGTTCGCCATCCGCGCCCTGTCCTTTTGCCGTCGGGACATATCCTTGGCCATTGCCGGTGAGGGCCCTTTGCGGCAGTCCCTGTCCCGCATGGTCGCTGAATCCGGCCTTGGAGATAGAGTGTTTTTTCTCGGCGATGTGCCGCAAGCCAAGTTGTTGCCGCTCATGAAGTCCGCCTCAGGCGTCATTGTGCCGTCTGTTCCCAGCCATGGCGTCATCGAAGCCACTTCGCTGGCTGTTCTGGAGGCTATGGCCTGTAAAAGGCCGATCATCGCGAGCCAAATCGGCGGCCTCAGCGACATTCTGGCTCCGGTCGGCTATCCCTTTTTAACGCCCGCCGGCGATGACCGGCTGATCGGCCGTTTCATGGATGCCATTTTGGACGTTGCTGATCCGGAG contains:
- a CDS encoding glycosyltransferase family 4 protein, whose product is MRILVMTTLPQQFTGGVNTHISYLLQGLQSLGLDHDLLTYPSSGEYTRRAFAKRLVRKLKIDLFDTWLRRQKIEYFKRLIRERLSIKPYDVIHSHDCYATHAVLEVIQTPIPVITTMHGPMAYEMISAGERENSRLVQETFAIEKQAFQKSALCIAVDTTLKTMLEQEYAVQPEKIVTIPNAVHIEHIIALARGRHPFDIPQPFFLVPRRLVPKNGIEFAIRALSFCRRDISLAIAGEGPLRQSLSRMVAESGLGDRVFFLGDVPQAKLLPLMKSASGVIVPSVPSHGVIEATSLAVLEAMACKRPIIASQIGGLSDILAPVGYPFLTPAGDDRLIGRFMDAILDVADPEMEKILQKNFDHLLRTHSSAVWMQAVLDSYRSVCGIPASREAC